In Chryseobacterium oranimense, a single window of DNA contains:
- a CDS encoding iron chaperone yields the protein MKNNFKNSNEYILLFPEEVQQKLIELREIINAEIPGLEEYIGYQMPAFRYKGKPLVYFAGYKKHIGFYPGAEGIRVFEEDFKQKGYKFSKGAVQFPLDQDIPAELVKKIVQFRAAEIEHKKS from the coding sequence ATGAAAAACAATTTTAAAAACAGTAATGAATACATTCTATTGTTTCCTGAAGAAGTTCAGCAGAAGCTTATTGAATTAAGAGAAATTATTAACGCTGAAATTCCCGGCCTTGAGGAGTATATAGGTTACCAGATGCCGGCATTCAGATATAAGGGAAAACCTTTGGTTTATTTTGCAGGCTATAAAAAACATATCGGTTTTTATCCAGGTGCTGAAGGTATCCGTGTTTTTGAAGAAGACTTTAAGCAAAAAGGGTACAAGTTTTCAAAAGGAGCAGTTCAGTTTCCTTTAGATCAGGATATTCCGGCAGAGCTGGTCAAGAAAATTGTACAGTTCAGAGCCGCTGAAATAGAACACAAAAAATCCTGA
- a CDS encoding YkgJ family cysteine cluster protein has translation MDLDLYKKQALQKQKEHKKFLDGLKKKPPKNLDYIVQETHDEVFREVDCLQCANCCKTTGPLYTEKDIERISKHLRMKQADFEAKFLRVDEDNDKVLQNLPCFFLNNDNTCSIYEVRPKACREYPHTDRKKIYQINHLMLKNTVICPAAFEFVEKMMKNISK, from the coding sequence ATGGATTTAGACCTCTACAAAAAACAGGCTTTACAAAAGCAGAAAGAGCATAAAAAGTTCCTGGACGGATTGAAAAAAAAGCCGCCCAAAAACCTTGATTATATAGTTCAGGAAACCCATGATGAGGTTTTCAGGGAAGTAGACTGCCTTCAGTGTGCCAATTGCTGTAAAACAACCGGGCCTTTATATACGGAAAAAGATATTGAGCGTATATCGAAGCATCTGAGAATGAAACAGGCTGATTTTGAGGCTAAATTTTTAAGAGTGGACGAAGATAATGATAAGGTGCTCCAGAACCTTCCCTGCTTTTTCCTTAATAATGACAATACCTGTTCGATCTATGAAGTAAGGCCGAAAGCCTGCCGCGAATATCCTCATACCGACCGCAAAAAGATCTATCAGATCAATCATCTCATGCTGAAAAACACGGTAATATGCCCGGCTGCATTTGAATTTGTGGAAAAAATGATGAAAAATATTTCAAAATAA
- a CDS encoding ion channel, producing MARGFRQKIRQKNTENSGFGSNASGRFINRDGLPNVKRKGVNVFNRLSWYHTMLNLSTFRFLSYLIIAYVLVNLLFALVYYLIGVKHLTGIDKSDPINEFIDVFFFSSQTFTTVGYGRIAPVGFMASLVATFEAFLGLLTFAIATGLFYGRFSRPRAYLRFSDIAVVAPFQDEIALMFRLAPYKNNALTDADVILSTAIEVVEDGVAKNNFYRLDTHLSKINTLALNWTVVHKIDENSPFYGFSEEDFKNTNIEIIVQVRAFDEVFSNTVVQRTSYVSKEIVYGAKFSLMYYPDNSDLTTILDLDKINDYQKADLPAIAGDPE from the coding sequence ATGGCAAGAGGCTTCAGACAGAAGATCCGTCAGAAAAATACCGAGAACAGTGGTTTTGGAAGCAATGCATCCGGAAGATTCATCAATAGAGACGGTCTTCCGAATGTAAAAAGAAAAGGAGTGAATGTATTTAACCGGCTGAGCTGGTATCACACCATGCTCAATCTGTCCACATTCCGGTTCTTATCTTATCTGATTATAGCATATGTTCTTGTTAATCTGCTATTTGCACTCGTTTATTATCTGATCGGGGTAAAACATCTTACAGGAATTGATAAAAGTGATCCGATAAATGAGTTTATTGATGTATTCTTCTTCAGCTCGCAGACCTTTACCACGGTAGGCTACGGAAGAATAGCACCTGTAGGGTTTATGGCAAGTCTGGTAGCCACTTTTGAAGCTTTTCTGGGATTGCTTACCTTTGCCATTGCAACCGGACTTTTTTATGGAAGATTTTCAAGGCCGAGAGCCTATTTAAGGTTTTCGGATATTGCGGTGGTAGCTCCTTTTCAGGATGAGATCGCTTTAATGTTCAGGCTGGCTCCTTATAAAAATAATGCACTCACAGATGCTGATGTAATCCTTTCAACAGCTATTGAAGTGGTTGAAGATGGGGTTGCCAAGAATAATTTTTACAGGCTGGACACTCACCTTAGCAAGATCAATACATTAGCACTCAACTGGACGGTGGTTCATAAAATAGATGAAAACTCGCCTTTTTACGGCTTTTCTGAAGAAGATTTTAAGAACACAAATATTGAGATTATTGTTCAGGTCCGGGCATTTGATGAAGTTTTTTCCAATACCGTGGTTCAAAGGACTTCTTATGTTTCGAAAGAAATTGTCTACGGAGCAAAATTTTCCCTGATGTATTATCCGGATAACAGCGATCTTACGACAATACTGGATCTGGATAAAATTAATGACTATCAAAAAGCAGATCTTCCCGCTATAGCCGGAGATCCCGAATAA